The Hemiscyllium ocellatum isolate sHemOce1 chromosome 5, sHemOce1.pat.X.cur, whole genome shotgun sequence region CAGAAGGTAAATTCATAAGGCCAATGGAATTTGACACAATGTCCAGAGAGCTGGAATAGAAAAGACTAGGCATTATCTAACGCTGTACAGGTCCTGGTTAAACCAAAAGTAAAAAGTTCCAAGCGTTCCATGGTTGACTGGGAAGCATTACCTCTGTCTTTGTCCCCACTGATGCTGCTGAATTCCcctagcactttctgttcttaCCCTTGGTTAGACCATGCCTGTGAGTGCTGTGAACAGTTCTGGACACCACCTCCCTGAAGGAAGGCAGGGTGAATGTTACAGCACTACACATGGATTTTAAACATTACATGAGGAAGAGTAATTGTTGTGTTccattgaatttaaaaaaaggttgagGAGTGATTTGAttaactttctcaaaatattaaGGGGAGTAGACAACAGAGATAGAGAATAATTATTTCCATTGATTTGGGGAGTTTAGGTCGAGGGAGTTCTGTCAGAAACTAAAGCCAGACTTTCCAATGAGGAAAGTCATTGCCTCAGGATTAAAGGTAAGTGGTAAGTTGGACACCAGGTATTggccaccaggtttatttgaagtcacaagacTTCGAAGAGTagctcctttgtcagatgaagtgagagggaaacacacagacacagaaattatgggcagagagatcaagggcagaggGATCagaagatcatacaaatggtgtgagtggagtgtcaaatAATAAATCTTTGCAGGTGACCATGGGTgttagatggtgtgagtaaaatgTTAATTTCTGAATAACATCAGACTTACTATGGTCTACTCTGAAGAATcaatctcattcttggacacatacgtctccatcaaggatgggtcCCCCATATCAGTAGCTCACTCTACCATAAGCCCACccgataacctcatgatgctgcactttactagcttccaccctaaacatattaaagaAGACATCCCCTACAGAAAGGTCCtgtgcatacacaggatctgctcagaAGAGGAAGAATGGGATGGACACCTAGAGATTTTGAAAGAGGCCCTGTTAAGAATAGGGCATGATGCTCAACTCAGCGATCGTCAGTTCCAACAGCAAAAAACCgcaatgacctcctcagaagacagacacaggATACAACCGATAGAGTACTTTTGGTCATCCAGTACTTCCCCAGAGTGGAgagactacaccatgttcttcgctgCCTTCAACATGACAATGAGCATCTCACCAAGATCATCCCTGCACCTCCACTTCTAAACCTTCAAACAACCgctaaaccttaaacagaccattgtttgcagcaaattaCCCAACCTTCACGGCAACACCGAccacaaaatcacacaaccctGCCACAGCAACCTCGGCAAGACATGCCATATCATCGACATGGATGCTACTGTcacacgtgggaacaccacccaacACGTGCGTGGTacgtactcatgtgactcggccaaatGTTGTCCACCTCATACtctgcaggcaaggataccccaaggcatggtatattggtgaaACCATGGGGCCACTACGAcagcagatgaatggacaccgcaccaCAATCACctgacaggaatgttccctcccagttgaggaacGCTTTAGCGATCAAGGATATTCAGCCTCAGATCTTTGGGTAAGCTTCCTTCACGGTGGCCTTTGAGACACACAACAGCATCGTatcactgagcagaaactgatagcaaaGGTCCATACCCATGAAGACAACTCAAATGTGATCTTGGGTTCACGTCACTATATAtgaccccaccacactgttcTTATCAGTAAAGTCTTCCTTCCTGTCCTACCAccatgataaattgttatgatctctctaacTTAACTAGTTTGTACAGTTCTGGATTACTTAGTATGTTGGTTAGACCCTGGGCATGTGACTCTTAtatctatcatgttattccagtcaaatgaaaactgaaagaagtgcggatgctgtaaatcgggAGCAGAGGTAGGGGTTGGGGAGGCTCAGTGGGTccagaaaaatcagagttaatgttttgagtctggtgacccttcctctgatttTCCTtcccagatgctggcagacctgctaggcttttccagcagcttctgtttgtgTTCCACGTTATTGTGATctgtgacactgtaatcttttgctataacttCCATGTTTTATGattctgccccactagttacctgaggaaggagctgtgctctgaaagctagtacttccaaataaacctgttggactataagaccataagacattggagtggaagtaaggccattcagtccatcgagtccactgcgccatttaatcatggctgacagacatttcaatgccacttacccacactttCCCCAtcgcccttaattccttgcgagatcaagaatttatcaatctctgccttggagacatttaatgtcctggcctccactgcacttcatggcaatgaattccacaggcccaccactctctgactgaagaaatgtctcctcatttccattctaaattgaccccctctaatgctAAGGctatgcccacgggtcctagtcttccCACCTAACaaaaacaacttcccagcatcaaCCCTTTCTgaaccatgcattatcttgtaagtttttattagatcttccctcaaccctctaaactctaatgaatacaatcccagaatcctcagctgttcattgtatgttaggcctaccattttagggatcatccgtgtgaatctccgctgggcgCTCTcaagtgccagtatatccttcctgaggtgtaggaCCCAAAATGagacatagtattctaaatggggcctaactagaactttataaactctcagaagcacatcactgcttttatattgcaACCCACAATGacatttcttaatcatggacCCAATCTGCAAGTTAACCTTCAAAGAATCCTGGacaagcactcccagatccttttgtatttcagcattatgaattttctcaccatttagaaaatagtccatgccagtattcttttttccaaagtgcaagaccttgcatttgctcacattgaatttcatcagccactctctcaaactgtctaaatctttctgtagcctcctcacctcctcagtactacctgcctgtccacctaacttcgtatcatcagcaaacttgccagaatgcccccagtcccctcatccagatcattaatatataaagtgaacagctgaggtcccaacaccgaaccctgcgggacatcacttgtcactggctgcaattctgaaaaagaaccttttactccaattctctgccttctgtcagacagccaatactcaatccatgccagtagctcaccttgaacatcatggaccctcaccttactcagcagcctcctatgtggcaccttatcaaaggccttttcgaagtctagatagataacatccactgggtttccctggtctaacctacttattacctcttcaaagaattctaacaggtttgtcaggcatgacctccccttattaaatccatgctgacttgtcctaatccaaccctgcacttccaagaatttagaaactcatccttaatgatggattctagaattttatcaacaaccgaggttaggctaatcagcctataatttcccatcttttgtcttgattctttcttgaacagttacaacagtgatttttaCAATCATCTGTGACTTTGCCTAACTCCAGTGACTTGTGAAAGgtcacaaccaatgcctctgtTATTTCCTTAGccatctccctcagaactctaggaagTAGCCCATCtgagccaggagatttatcagttttAGACctattagcttttctagcactttctcttttgtattggctatcatactcaactctgccccctaactctccttaattgttgggatattactcgtgtcttccactgtgaagactgacgcaaagtacttattaagttcttcagttttttccttatctcccatcaatAGCATTCCAGTATCAATTTGAagcggcccaatgtctacttttccctctcatttgtttcttatgtattgaaagaaacttttactatcatttctaatattactggctaacttaacttcatatttgatcctctccttccttatttctctctttgttacccTCTGTTTTCGTCGCCTTTCCAATcatctgatttcccagtgctcttggccactttatgcGCGctgtctttttctttgatacatttcctgacttcctttgtcagccttggctgtctaatcccttcaCCCCCTGCCCCTggaaaatctttcttttctttggattTAACCTCTGTACTCTGTcgtcaattacacccagaaactcctggtcttgttgctctactgtcttccccactattctctgcttccagttgattttcgtcagttcctcgctcatgcccctgtaattaccttgaTTTAagtgtaacaccattacatccaattttgccttctctctttcaaactgcagacttaactctaccatattatgatcgctgcctcctaagtgttcccttactttaagatcttttataaagtctggctcattgcatagcactaagtccagaatagcctgctcccttgtgggctccatctcaagctgttccaaaaagccatccagtaagcattccatgaattgtctttctttggatccaccggcaacattattcacccagaccatttgcatattgaagttccccatgatcactgtgactttACCTTTCTGatatgccctatctatttcctggtacatcttgtgcCTCTGGTTCtggccactgctgggaggtctatacataactcccattatgtttttttttgcctttgtggttcttcaactccacccacacagactccacatcatctgaccctatgtcattcagtgccatagatttaatttcattcttaactaacaaggtaacccaccccctctgcccacctccctgtcttttcgataagttgtaactccttggatgtttaactgccagtcctgaccctcctgtaaccacatctctgtgatatctaccacatcataatcattcacggtgatttgtgctgttaattcatccactttgttacgaatactacgagcattcaggtggTGTCTTAATGCTATCCTTTTTTTATCATTATTAGAGTTATTGGAattcataagatgtcctaagttatcctgcctttttgctgcattcctagtCTGCCCCAAGCTTAAACCCAttctgttgcttatctttccatttaactccgtgctccctgtcactttcactttcccttcctcccgactcacaagtttaaagtcctactgaccctCCTATTTATCCTTCTTGCCAGAACACCAGTttcagatcggttcaggtggagaccgtcccatcggtacagatccTCCCGGTTCCAAAACTGGTAGCAATGCCCCATTGAATGGAATCCCTTTTTTCGACACTAATCCCTTAGCCTCTGCCTGATTTAgtcagattataggtcatcccttcgctGGTTATTCAGcaattgacactttactcacattaTCTGATACCCTTAGTCATCTGCAGAGACCTTATTAGATGACACtcctccactcacaccattttgTCTggacagtgtgatgctggaaaacacACCTTTCTGTGTCTTTGTGATTTCCTCTCACTGTACCTGACCAAGGGAatacgctccgaaagcttgtgatttaaaataaacacgttggactgtaacctggtgctgtgtgatttctgactttgtacccccccccctcccccaacaccaacATTTCCACAACAAACCAGACAGTGTTCATGTATTTGCTTGACAGATGGCAAAGAAGGTGAAgtaaaggcaggtatatggagagAGGTCCAGATCAGAGCTCCcactgaatgacagaacaagctgtgtgtgggtgggtgtatgtTTGAAGGGGTGTCTAGGGACACTGCTTCCCTTCTGTTTTTATGCTCCCACTGTTGGGGTCTGTGCTCCTCAAAAAGTATCTGAtatttttccaaaaacataaagtTTAGGTTCCCTactgtatagaaacaggcccttcagccctctgaagagtaacctacccaaaccCGTTCCCTTACCCTAtaattggattgtgggagggaaccagagcaaactccacaccgagtatcagctgaggctggaatcgaaccagggtcccttgcactgtgagataactgtgttaaccactgagtcaccgtaccACCCAGGTTTGAACTTATAGTCGTTACACACATAGTTAAATGAGACATCATAGCAGCTTTTATAACAGCAATCATCAACTGTCCCATTTTATTTTCTTGCTGGTTTCAAATGCAGCCgccttgtgttttgtttttgcattgtTAGACCAGCCTGTATATAGCATGcagtgccttggcggcagcttgTCCCTGATGCTGATCTGGATGCTGACGGTGGTTCTGGCCCAGAAAAGGAACACAGACCCAATGAGCCTGGGGGAGATCGACCCTCAGTGCTGGGAGAGCTCCTCTCTCGCCCTGGTCGAGATGAAGAAGCTGCGGGTCGCCGAGACGGTCAGCGGCCTCTGGGACTTCATGATCTACCTGAAACTCTCGGAGAAACCCAAACACTCCGCCTTGTTCATTGACCTGGCTCAGCTGTTCTGGGATATATATGTGGACTGTGTACTCTCAAGGTCTCATGGACTGGGCAGGAGGCAGATCGTTACGGGATATACCCTGATGTACCCACAGTACACGACAGGTAACTCATCCCATTCACGGGGCACGTTCAAAGAAATCTGTTCGGAGCTTTCAGGGTTAGTCTCGGTTTCCCGGCGCCTGTCTGTTTAACTCAAATCTGTTGCCTGCATTTCAACTGAACACTTTTCACGCTGTCTCCCGAGATACATGTGATAATTAATATACCAGACTGACATTGACGGCCAGATATAAGACATTACCAGCTGAACATCATTCTAAAGGCACACAAATGCAATTCTTAAACAAAATCCGATTCTTTCCGAATTCCAACAGAAGGGGGTTAGAGAAAGTCGATGAACACTGCGTGCTTGCTGCTGACAGGTCGGGATTTACAATTGGCATACAGTGATACTGTTGGGCGTCTCTCTCGTGAATCACTTCTTACTGAGATGTATAACAGTGCTCTGAGATTCAGTCCATTCTGATGTTTTGTTTATTGCAGGGTTGGCACGTTCAAGTGACAAGCAATTAAAGTTCTAATGCCTGCAAATTCCCACAAGAACTTGAGTCTTCGGAATATCAACTCTCCCGCTCAAGTGAAGCAAGATTGTCTGTTCTACGCGTTGTATCAATGAGCGTGTGGATGATTACTTCTCTTTAATATTAAACAGTAGCCCCCACGTGGGTTGACGCAAACTTGTAATTAAAATAGTCTCTTTCAACGTAGGCATTGTAATCCAATACTTGAAGCGAAACAAAATTAAtcggaagagattattttctgctGAAAATATCCTGAGTCGATAAGAGATCAAATCCATCATAAGATATCAGCCCCATTCACACAACAATCCACTTACTCCACTGTGAAGCTTTGAAACTGTTCTGACACTTTCTAATGGCAGAGACATAAAAGAAGTTTTACTTGGTTCTGATTAGTTGTGCTTTCTTATAATATCTCAAAACATGTATGAAATGTTCAATTAACTGGCCATATCaataacttatttttaaaaatgtgatgcaAAATCACTAACGTGATGGAAAAATGATGGTATAGCTTTGGTTGGAGACTATCAACTGACAGaactgaaactgtgttgctggaaaagcacagcaggtcaagcagcatccaaggagcaggagagtcgacgtttcgggcatgagcccttcttcaggaagaagggctcatgcccgaaatgtcgactctcctgctccttggatgctgcctgacctgctgtgcttttccagcaatacattttcagctctgatctccagcatctgcagtcctcactttctcctaggctaTCATCTAACACCCCGGATCAAGCCCCTTTCTTTAACAATGGTCACACCAGCACAGAGTCATCTAACTTTACACATGAGACAATGTTTCAGCCTCATTTGTTATCATTgagtccctatagtgtggaagcaggccattcaacccattgaatcaacaccaaccctccaaagagcaccccacccatatCCATCTCCTTACACTATTCttacatttcctatggctaatccaccatcCACCAAGGCTTGCACAATCCTTGGACACTATTGGCggtttagcatgatcaatccgcccaaacctgcacatctttggaatttgggagaaaactggaagaaacacacacagacacagggagaatgtgcaaactccacaatcaCATTCACACAACGGTGGAACTCAAATCTGCTAATGTGaagcacagtgctaaccactgagcagccATGCCACCTGTTATTACCATTGGTGACCTGTCCTATTAATAGGCCAAACTCACCAGAGGTAGGAGCACAATATATCCAGGCAGTGAGGAATGGTATTGAAAGTCCTTAACATTGACTCCAGATCAAATTAAGTCTGTTGGCTTAATGAAAACTTCTGTTGATTACAATCTACCAGTGAGGATTAGGGAAACCCAAAGGCGTTCTACATGTACATGAGGAGTAAAAGAATGATCGGAGAGAGGATAGGGCCAATCAGTGATAATGAAGGGAAATTGTGCCTGGAGTTTGAAGAGGTGTGGGAggctctaaatgagttttttgcttcagtattcaccagagagagggaccttgttgataataAGAACACCGTGGAcgaggttaataggcttgaacagattgacattaaggaagtggatgtgctggaaattctggaaagcatcaagatagataattccccaggacaggaccagatatatccaaggttactacgggaCGCAAGGAATGAGTTTGTTGTTCCTCTGGCAAtgacctttgcatcctcactctctctgggAGTAGTACtggctgattggagggaggcaaatgttattcctccattcaagaaaaggaatagggaaatccctgggaattacagatcagccagtcttacgtctgtgaatcatagaatccctatagtgtggaaacaggctatacagcccaacaagtccacaccaatcctctgaagagtaacctacccagaggcatttccctgcatttaccactgactaatgcacctaaccccacatccctcagcaccataggcaacttagcatggctaagtcacctaacctgcatttctttggattgtgggaggaaacccatgcagacaaaatgtgcaaactccacacacagtcacccgaggctggaatcaaaaccaggtccttggtgctgtgaggcagcagtgctaaatgcTGACCCACCTGTGATAAGCAAGGTATTGGAAAAGCTTCTGAGAGATAGgacttatgactatttggaaaaacatagtttgattaaagatgctaagcatggctttgtgaagggcaggtcatgtctcacaagccttaaaacgttctttgaggaaatgacgagacaagttgacaaaggtcAAGGagtggatatggatttcagtaaagcatttttttttaaagattaggttagattctctatagtgtggaagcaggcccacaccgaccctccaaagagtaacccacgcaaacccttttccctctgactaatgcatctaattgacaatttaagcatggccaattcatctaacctgcacatctttgtgactgtgggaggaaaccagagcaaccccacacagacacagggagaatgtgcaaattccacacagacagtcacctgaggttgggattgaacctgggaccctagtgctgtgaagcaacagtgctaactactgaaacACCATGCTGCcccgagccactgtgccatccctgagccactatgctgccatcACCGCTATCACCATCGCGACAGGGCAATCCTGATTGAGTTTGTGGAAGTACATGCAAAAAGCAGAACCAAGCATACTTGAAAATAAAGTGCCAATTTGATGAAGCTACAACATGGGAATATAAATATGTAGAACAACACAAACAGGATGTCAAGTAACTAAACAATACCATAACCAACTGATCAGGTGAAAATTGTACAGTCCTGCCACGTCCAGTCATGAATACTGGTGGATAATTAAGCAACTAAAGAGAGGAGAAGGCACTATGAACATACCCACTCACAATGATAATGGAGGCCAGTCTGTGAGTGCAAAATCCAAAGCTATATTGTTACAACCAAGTAGCATACATGATTCTTCTCTGCCTCCTGTAGAGAGCCTCACCGTTAGAATCTTTAGCCAATTCTTGTACTCCAAGTTGATACCGGCCAGATGCAAAAGCTTCAGGCCATGACAATAAACTGACTTAGTGCTAAATATTGTGCTCCCTAATAGCTACACCCTGAACAAATCTGTCGAGTATAGTTAAAACACAGGCACCCACtgataatgtgggaaattgtatCAGCATGTCCTGTcaataaaaagcaggaaaaatTCTAAATGGTCAATGATCACTCCAGTCTATTCCTAATATCCACAAGTTACCGGAATAAGCCATTAACACTGTTATCAAGCTACTCCTACTCTTAAATAGCCAGCTCACCTTTGTTCAGTTTGTATTCCTTCAGATCAACTCTGCTCCGAGCTATACTCCAGCATTGTTCTATGTGAAAACAGGAACACTATATTCCAGAGTTGAATTGAAACTGCCTTGATATTAAAGAGGCAATCACCAAATGTGGCACGAGGAAACATCAATGAGAATCAGAGAGAATCTTAGCACAAACAAAGATGATTGTGGTAGTTAAAGACTAATCATCTCACTCTCAGACATTGCCATGGAGGTCCCTCGGGGCAATGTAATAGGCACACTAACATCAGTTGTTTTGCCAGTAGCATTTTCTCCCTTAAAAGACCAGACATGGGTCAGCTTTCTGATGATTGCACACTGTTCAGTTCCACTTCCAATTCTTCATGTAATTAAGCAGGCTGTGCTCGGGCAATGCCTGTGCTTTGGTTGACAAGTAGTCAACATTTGTGCCAAGGTAAAAATTAGAAGTGTGGTGGAATATTCACCACTTGCCCCATGGTGTGGCTTCAACAACATTCATAAAgtttaatatttttaaagtgcTTATGGGTCTACTCTTCATTTtgtttatattcattcatggggttgAGCTTTGCTGAGTAGACTAGCATTTTGTTGCCTATtcttaattgccctggagaaaatAATGATGAGCTGTCTCTTTAAATCACTGCAGTCCTCTATGTGTAGGGACACTGCAGTGCTGTTAGGAATGCACtttcaggagtttgacccagaAATAATGAAAGAGCAACaattatagttccaagtcaggttggtgtgcAAGTTGGATGGGAGTTTGCAAGTGGTGGTGCTTCAACGCATTTACTCCCCTTGTCCTTTTATCTGGTGAGCTCTTTTTAAGCTTATCTAGTTCATTTTAAATTTACAAAACTGTATTGCAAAAATACATACTACGGAAGCAATTAGAAATTAACAAAATGGAGAACACTGTCTGccttttcagtccaacttgtccatgctgaccagatatcctagtcaGGAAGAATAAGTAAGGCACTGCCTTCCCAGAACCTCTGCTACTACCTGTATCATTAAGTATAAATTCATTCTAAAGTGATAGCATAAGGCAACCTGTATAATTGTTTTGCAGACAGTTTTGCTTACAGGAAATAACTTAATAATAGCAGTGAATAATTCAAAAGCTCAAATGCAGGTCAGTCATTCAGACAGTAATGTTATTTTTATAGAGACCGTAAAGACTACAAGTATATTTTGCTTTGTGTTTGTTCACTGCCCTGAGTTCAAACTTCATTCATGCATGTTTAAACTTGTGTCTTTTTGGTGTGGTGTTAAAAATTGTCTGGTGAGTCATTTAACTGCCATTGGAACTGACAGTGGTGAGGAACATCATTCACTTCTGTAAACGCAGAATGTCCAGAATTATTCTTTAGAGTGAAATAAAGTATACTTGTGGTTGGGAATATCTGTCTACATTTTTTCTGAGTTCAGCTTTGAAGCTTATCATTGAAATAATGCCATATGAGCTTATTGCCTGCTAAACAAGACATCTTATAGTGCAATGGA contains the following coding sequences:
- the LOC132816209 gene encoding protein FAM237A-like, translating into MQCLGGSLSLMLIWMLTVVLAQKRNTDPMSLGEIDPQCWESSSLALVEMKKLRVAETVSGLWDFMIYLKLSEKPKHSALFIDLAQLFWDIYVDCVLSRSHGLGRRQIVTGYTLMYPQYTTGLARSSDKQLKF